In a genomic window of Fimbriiglobus ruber:
- a CDS encoding phage collar protein — MFSVLRLPIRTPNDVGQYVTTYAPPVTFYGSVQPVPRDLYERYGLELQRSYVNVYLQRNVIDVARDVSGDQIVFNGATYQCVSKTAWDAIDGWDAVLCVLITEPAAC, encoded by the coding sequence GTGTTTTCAGTATTACGCCTACCAATCCGCACCCCGAACGACGTCGGGCAATACGTCACCACTTATGCCCCGCCGGTTACTTTCTACGGGAGCGTCCAACCGGTCCCCCGCGACCTCTACGAGCGGTACGGCCTGGAACTCCAGCGGAGCTACGTGAACGTCTACTTGCAGCGCAACGTCATCGACGTGGCCCGGGATGTGTCGGGTGATCAGATCGTGTTCAACGGCGCGACCTACCAGTGCGTCTCAAAGACCGCGTGGGACGCCATCGACGGCTGGGACGCCGTTCTCTGCGTTCTGATTACGGAGCCGGCGGCGTGCTGA
- a CDS encoding lysozyme yields the protein MKTSPAGITFIQSFEQLRLQRYLDSAGRPSIGWGHLIVPGEAFQIISPEQADSIFLQDLSVTERAINQAVEVLLAQNEYDACASLAFNVGAGNFARSTLVKLLNSGNTALAAQQFLRWDFAGGKESPGLWGRRVAEKAIFEDGVYTNHT from the coding sequence ATGAAAACCAGCCCCGCCGGAATCACCTTCATTCAGAGCTTCGAGCAGCTGCGACTACAACGCTACCTCGATTCCGCGGGACGCCCTTCGATCGGCTGGGGCCATCTGATCGTGCCCGGCGAGGCGTTTCAGATCATTTCGCCAGAGCAAGCCGATTCGATCTTCTTACAAGACTTGTCCGTGACCGAGCGGGCCATCAACCAGGCCGTCGAAGTCCTCCTCGCCCAGAACGAATATGACGCCTGCGCGAGCCTTGCTTTTAACGTCGGTGCCGGGAACTTCGCTCGCAGTACCTTGGTGAAACTCCTGAACAGCGGGAACACCGCCCTCGCCGCCCAGCAGTTCCTCCGCTGGGACTTCGCCGGGGGGAAGGAGTCGCCCGGACTTTGGGGCCGCCGGGTCGCCGAGAAGGCCATTTTTGAAGACGGGGTCTACACGAATCATACCTGA
- a CDS encoding phage tail fiber protein, which translates to MTGTNPTFAGDLLALIFNATTIANIAINATSSPITNVYVSLHTADPTSGTQATSEAAYTSYARVGVARTSGGWTVSTNTVVPVATISFPAATGGTETESYAGLGQSASGSTLLFFAGAISPTIAVSNGVTPQLSTSSQLTLS; encoded by the coding sequence ATGACCGGCACCAACCCCACCTTCGCAGGAGACCTCCTGGCCCTCATCTTCAACGCCACCACGATCGCCAACATCGCGATCAACGCCACCTCGTCCCCGATCACGAACGTCTATGTCTCCCTGCACACGGCCGACCCCACCAGCGGCACCCAGGCCACCAGCGAGGCGGCGTACACCAGCTACGCCCGCGTCGGCGTCGCCCGCACGTCCGGCGGGTGGACGGTCAGCACGAATACGGTGGTCCCGGTCGCCACGATCAGCTTCCCGGCCGCCACCGGCGGCACCGAAACCGAATCGTACGCCGGCCTCGGCCAGTCCGCCAGCGGGTCCACCCTGCTGTTCTTCGCCGGCGCGATTTCTCCAACAATTGCAGTGAGTAACGGCGTCACGCCCCAACTTTCTACTTCGTCGCAACTAACTCTTTCGTAG
- a CDS encoding DUF3383 domain-containing protein — translation MPRDGPDDDPGRDRLHPAEQRPELHVPDLRPDPVGHHLGFQQTYDALLVNYYGQTQTAGQLLSFYQRGVMLGLPVNPSDQNVYADEIWFKDALGAALMNLLLALSQVPANAAGQVQILSTLQSIINQALFNGTISVGKTLSVDQQLYIAQVTGSATAWKQVQNIGYWVNVVIESYVVNGVTEYKAVYTLIYSKDDDIRLIQGSDILI, via the coding sequence ATTCCCCGAGATGGCCCCGATGATGATCCTGGCCGCGACCGACTACACCCAGCGGAACAGCGTCCAGAACTACATGTTCCAGATCTTCGCCCTGACCCCGTCGGTCACCACCTCGGCTTCCAGCAGACCTACGACGCCCTCCTGGTCAATTACTACGGCCAGACCCAAACCGCCGGACAGTTGCTCTCCTTCTACCAGCGCGGGGTCATGCTGGGCCTGCCCGTCAACCCGTCCGACCAGAACGTGTACGCCGACGAGATCTGGTTCAAGGACGCCCTCGGCGCCGCGTTGATGAACCTGCTCCTCGCGTTGTCCCAGGTTCCGGCGAACGCCGCCGGCCAAGTGCAGATCCTCTCCACCTTGCAGAGCATCATCAACCAGGCCCTGTTCAACGGGACGATCTCGGTCGGCAAAACGCTCTCGGTCGACCAGCAGCTTTACATCGCCCAGGTCACCGGGAGTGCGACCGCCTGGAAGCAGGTCCAGAACATCGGGTACTGGGTGAACGTCGTCATCGAATCCTACGTGGTCAACGGGGTCACCGAATACAAGGCGGTCTACACATTGATATACAGCAAAGATGATGACATTCGTTTGATCCAAGGCAGCGACATCTTAATTTAA
- a CDS encoding Thoeris anti-defense Tad2 family protein: protein MDFGQALAAVKAGGKATRQEWAANGAHIFLSEGAIQWQSNDHPPQVYHPNAGDMLAEDWEA from the coding sequence ATGGATTTCGGACAAGCACTAGCGGCCGTGAAGGCCGGGGGAAAAGCCACCCGCCAGGAGTGGGCAGCCAACGGCGCCCACATCTTCCTGAGCGAAGGTGCAATTCAATGGCAATCGAACGACCACCCCCCGCAGGTCTACCACCCCAACGCCGGCGACATGCTGGCGGAAGACTGGGAGGCCTAG
- a CDS encoding HNH endonuclease translates to MVDRSRYIKQTDEEIVTAYQTLKSAAKVAKHFGIGGTTVERILKRNKVTRDGRSHYLTTVRAYTPEQELEIVAKYRNGTWASDLVKEYGGSAYSINQAIDRHGITKRPNPYPDLTSDQLETIKRLHADGMGQTQISIEIGRSQTFVSHAMKKHGIAPHRPMNYTHGMWKGGKLQSGKYLAVLLDRNDPYYAMARSGGYVMEHRIVMARYLGRPLTRTETVHHINGDTSDNRIENLQLRQGRHGKGAVTYCVDCGSHNISHKPLPT, encoded by the coding sequence ATGGTTGACAGGTCGAGATATATTAAGCAGACCGACGAGGAAATCGTCACGGCGTATCAAACTCTGAAATCTGCGGCCAAGGTGGCCAAGCATTTCGGGATTGGCGGGACAACTGTCGAGCGAATACTCAAGCGAAATAAAGTGACGCGCGATGGCAGGTCGCATTACCTTACTACCGTCCGTGCCTACACCCCCGAACAAGAACTCGAAATCGTCGCCAAGTACAGGAACGGCACTTGGGCTTCTGACCTGGTTAAGGAATACGGCGGAAGCGCCTACTCAATCAATCAGGCGATAGATCGACATGGGATTACGAAGCGACCAAACCCCTACCCCGATTTGACTTCTGACCAACTCGAAACGATCAAACGCCTTCACGCAGACGGCATGGGGCAAACTCAAATATCCATCGAAATCGGACGCTCACAAACCTTCGTGAGCCATGCGATGAAGAAGCACGGGATAGCTCCCCACCGCCCTATGAACTACACGCACGGTATGTGGAAAGGAGGTAAGCTCCAGTCGGGCAAATATCTCGCCGTCCTGCTGGACCGGAATGACCCGTACTATGCGATGGCCCGGTCGGGTGGTTACGTCATGGAACACCGAATCGTCATGGCCCGCTACCTCGGTCGCCCGTTAACCCGTACCGAAACGGTACATCACATCAACGGCGACACAAGCGACAACAGGATCGAAAATCTGCAACTCCGCCAAGGCCGGCACGGTAAAGGTGCCGTTACTTACTGCGTCGATTGCGGTTCGCACAACATTAGTCACAAACCATTGCCGACATAA
- a CDS encoding phage tail fiber protein — protein MANDITGFGSAISLVASSTFPVGIAITQLADDSDPFDMASVKVADTAMGVNGDLIKWSRAIGKPVTISVIPGSLDDINLATLAAANNATQGQANAQT, from the coding sequence ATGGCAAACGATATTACTGGCTTCGGCTCGGCGATCAGCCTCGTCGCGTCGAGTACCTTCCCGGTCGGCATCGCGATCACCCAACTGGCCGACGATTCCGACCCGTTCGACATGGCGAGCGTGAAAGTCGCAGACACCGCGATGGGCGTGAACGGGGATCTCATCAAGTGGAGCCGGGCGATCGGCAAGCCGGTCACCATCAGCGTCATCCCGGGATCACTCGACGACATCAACCTGGCCACCCTCGCCGCCGCCAACAATGCGACCCAGGGGCAGGCCAACGCCCAGACGTGA
- a CDS encoding baseplate J/gp47 family protein, producing MFGADLVVTPDTPQGVLITAETLARTEVVNNNAAVANQINPNVAGGVFLDALMALTGMQRTVATPTVVTNVSLTGVSGTVIPAGSLAATSAGDQFQSVSTVTLVSGTATVNFQSVATGPIPCAGSALTTIVSAVLGWETVTNNPSGTPASATTLGTVTQSDQAARALRQNTLAFQGVSLAEAITSALYNVQGVTSLTFQENVSASTQTINGISMVGHSIYACIEGGTDTAVAAALLENKSSGCAWNGGTSVSVVEPASGQSYTVLFDRPTQVGILVKVTTTNGNEANIIQAILDYAAGNINGLAGFVVGADVSPFEIAGAIMSEFPGYYISQVEISLTSPVSYTTSVIAIGVNEIAQTQASYVSVIIA from the coding sequence GTGTTCGGGGCGGACCTCGTTGTCACCCCCGATACCCCCCAGGGCGTTCTGATCACCGCCGAAACCCTGGCCCGGACCGAGGTCGTCAACAACAACGCGGCGGTGGCCAATCAAATCAACCCGAACGTCGCCGGGGGCGTGTTTCTCGACGCCCTCATGGCGCTCACGGGCATGCAGCGGACCGTCGCGACACCAACGGTCGTCACCAACGTCTCGTTAACCGGGGTGTCCGGAACTGTGATTCCCGCCGGGTCGCTGGCGGCCACTTCCGCGGGCGACCAATTCCAGTCCGTCTCGACCGTCACCCTGGTGAGCGGCACGGCGACCGTCAACTTCCAATCCGTCGCGACCGGCCCGATTCCCTGCGCGGGGTCGGCACTCACGACCATCGTCTCCGCCGTCCTCGGCTGGGAGACGGTGACCAACAACCCCTCGGGAACCCCCGCCTCCGCCACCACACTCGGGACCGTCACCCAGTCCGACCAGGCCGCGCGGGCGCTGCGGCAAAACACCCTCGCCTTTCAAGGGGTTTCGCTGGCCGAGGCCATCACGTCGGCCCTGTACAACGTGCAAGGAGTGACGAGCCTGACCTTCCAGGAGAACGTGTCCGCGAGCACCCAGACGATCAACGGCATCTCGATGGTCGGGCACTCGATCTACGCTTGTATCGAGGGTGGGACGGACACCGCGGTCGCGGCCGCCCTGCTGGAGAACAAAAGCTCCGGGTGCGCGTGGAACGGGGGCACCTCGGTAAGCGTCGTCGAGCCGGCCAGCGGCCAGTCGTATACCGTCCTGTTCGACCGCCCGACGCAGGTTGGCATTCTGGTCAAGGTCACGACCACCAACGGCAACGAGGCGAACATCATCCAGGCGATCCTCGACTACGCGGCAGGAAACATTAACGGGTTGGCCGGGTTCGTCGTCGGGGCCGACGTCTCGCCGTTCGAGATCGCCGGTGCGATCATGAGCGAGTTCCCGGGCTATTACATCAGCCAGGTCGAGATCAGCCTCACCAGCCCGGTCAGTTACACCACCAGCGTCATCGCGATCGGGGTCAACGAGATCGCCCAGACCCAGGCGTCGTACGTCAGCGTGATCATTGCGTAG
- a CDS encoding DUF2612 domain-containing protein codes for MSLTNDEDTGAIQQFDFSVDLLRAILWQYTTATNLQGLLNQKAAWYDTNQTQFWEDWYTNVFDLATANDFGLSVWSIILGLPLFVNTGTPTGPVFGFDAQTGYNFDNGIFGGSTSYDLPTETKRIALQLRYFQLTSSGTVPETNRMLAYVFRNFGQAWLIDYHDMAQAYVFNFPVTFDLEYLFNSYDILPRPAGVQSTWIDATLVYFGFATGDFNFDNGIFGG; via the coding sequence ATGTCGCTCACAAATGACGAGGACACCGGAGCGATCCAGCAGTTCGATTTCTCGGTCGACCTCCTGCGGGCAATTCTCTGGCAGTACACAACCGCCACGAATCTCCAGGGGCTGCTCAATCAGAAGGCCGCCTGGTACGACACCAACCAGACGCAGTTCTGGGAAGACTGGTACACGAACGTCTTCGACCTGGCGACGGCAAACGACTTCGGCCTGAGTGTCTGGTCGATCATTCTGGGCCTCCCCCTGTTCGTCAACACCGGAACCCCAACCGGGCCGGTCTTCGGGTTCGACGCCCAGACCGGGTACAACTTCGACAACGGCATCTTCGGCGGGAGTACGAGCTACGACCTGCCCACCGAAACCAAGCGGATCGCCCTGCAACTGCGGTACTTCCAACTGACGAGCAGCGGGACCGTGCCGGAAACTAACCGGATGCTCGCGTACGTCTTCCGCAACTTCGGGCAGGCGTGGCTCATCGACTACCACGACATGGCCCAGGCCTACGTGTTCAACTTCCCGGTCACGTTCGATCTGGAGTACCTGTTCAACAGCTACGACATCCTACCCCGGCCGGCCGGCGTTCAGTCCACCTGGATCGACGCCACGCTCGTCTACTTCGGCTTCGCGACCGGGGACTTCAACTTCGACAACGGAATCTTTGGAGGCTAA
- a CDS encoding baseplate hub protein → MTSAFDSRLVEVDIVLPGQTYTFSADSQGFAILASGIKFGNANMNTCECRIYNLTAELRNTILTLASPLINPPANNPSAGPRKPVILNLKAGRESTGTFLLYTGNVISCEVTQPPDIGITLRSLTNNFNTGIVMGIQQPAVTLLSEIAQQIALANGLFLDFEATDRQIDNYNFTGSLQANLAKLNQMGGIQAGVDNQTLWVTNAGTSRKNTGYLISEGTGMVGIPQVSDQGVTVRVMLTSAIQIGGQVTIQSITNPAPTARSR, encoded by the coding sequence GTGACCAGCGCGTTCGATTCGCGGCTGGTTGAGGTCGACATCGTCCTGCCGGGCCAGACCTACACGTTCTCCGCCGACTCCCAAGGGTTCGCGATCTTGGCCTCTGGCATCAAGTTCGGCAACGCCAACATGAACACCTGCGAGTGCCGGATTTACAACCTCACCGCCGAGCTGCGGAACACGATCCTGACCTTGGCCTCCCCCCTCATCAACCCGCCCGCCAACAATCCTTCGGCGGGACCGCGAAAACCCGTCATTCTGAACCTCAAGGCGGGCCGCGAATCGACCGGGACGTTCCTGCTCTACACCGGCAACGTCATCTCCTGCGAAGTCACCCAGCCGCCGGACATCGGGATCACCCTCCGGTCCCTGACCAACAACTTCAACACCGGCATCGTGATGGGCATTCAACAGCCGGCCGTCACCCTGCTGTCGGAAATCGCCCAGCAGATCGCCCTGGCCAACGGCCTGTTCCTCGACTTCGAGGCGACCGACCGGCAGATCGACAACTACAACTTCACCGGCTCCCTCCAGGCCAACCTCGCCAAGCTCAATCAAATGGGAGGAATTCAGGCCGGCGTCGACAACCAAACCCTCTGGGTCACCAACGCCGGGACCTCGCGGAAGAACACCGGTTACCTGATCTCTGAAGGCACCGGCATGGTCGGCATCCCGCAAGTTTCCGACCAGGGCGTGACCGTCCGGGTGATGCTGACCAGCGCGATCCAGATCGGTGGGCAGGTGACGATCCAGAGTATTACCAACCCCGCGCCAACGGCACGTTCAAGGTGA
- a CDS encoding phage baseplate protein, with amino-acid sequence MTLLSDINFGLGLLSSFGQQVDVVGIYANGADTNNPTAAVNSTILNSILGTSNAPAFGQLFANARPMKATVRETSKVMEHPVETGSMIADHHIINPVEIDLPLIISSQYYAATYNQIRQAFVNATALSVKTRVGIYSDMIVADMPHEEEADMYDVITINLRLKQVLYVVPGGGQLVNFQPADPLNSNTLAGGLQQAAALGRKRRTRSGPP; translated from the coding sequence ATGACCCTCCTGTCCGACATCAACTTCGGTCTCGGGCTGCTCAGCTCGTTCGGGCAGCAGGTCGACGTGGTCGGCATCTACGCCAACGGGGCGGACACGAACAACCCGACCGCAGCCGTCAACAGCACGATCCTGAACTCCATCCTGGGCACGTCGAACGCCCCCGCGTTCGGGCAACTGTTCGCGAACGCCCGGCCCATGAAGGCGACCGTCCGCGAGACCTCGAAGGTCATGGAGCACCCGGTCGAAACCGGGTCCATGATCGCCGACCACCACATCATCAACCCGGTCGAGATCGACCTCCCGCTGATCATCAGTTCACAATATTACGCCGCCACCTACAACCAGATCCGCCAGGCGTTCGTGAACGCCACCGCCCTCTCGGTCAAGACCCGCGTCGGCATCTACTCCGATATGATCGTTGCCGACATGCCGCACGAGGAAGAGGCGGACATGTACGACGTGATCACCATTAACCTGCGGCTCAAGCAGGTTCTATACGTCGTCCCGGGCGGGGGCCAACTGGTCAACTTCCAGCCCGCCGACCCGCTGAACAGCAATACCCTCGCGGGGGGCTTACAGCAAGCCGCCGCTCTGGGACGCAAGCGTCGAACGCGGTCGGGGCCGCCCTGA